A genomic window from Halogeometricum borinquense DSM 11551 includes:
- a CDS encoding IMP cyclohydrolase, with translation MYVGRFIVIGPDFGAYRVSSRSFPNRQVVERDGTLTVAPTPDAPETDNPYISYNCVREGGDSVVVGNGSHVDPIAEKLDLGYPARDALAESLLAMDYEKDDYDTPRIAGVVGEESYIGIVRRDALLVRPVTENPMLVATYEEDDPAVVVFDGDGSPAELAERAYEMDYEHAVCAAGVTYDDGDVDVGFYNDE, from the coding sequence ATGTACGTCGGTCGCTTCATCGTCATCGGACCCGACTTCGGCGCGTATCGTGTTTCCTCTCGGTCGTTCCCCAACCGACAGGTCGTCGAACGCGACGGAACGCTGACCGTCGCTCCGACGCCGGATGCCCCCGAGACGGACAACCCATACATCTCGTACAACTGCGTCCGCGAGGGCGGCGACAGCGTCGTCGTCGGCAACGGGTCGCACGTAGACCCCATCGCCGAAAAGTTAGACCTCGGCTACCCCGCCCGCGACGCCCTCGCGGAGTCGCTGCTGGCGATGGACTACGAGAAAGACGACTACGACACGCCGAGAATCGCTGGCGTGGTGGGCGAAGAGTCGTATATCGGCATCGTCCGTCGAGACGCTCTGCTCGTCCGTCCGGTCACGGAGAATCCGATGCTCGTCGCCACCTACGAGGAGGACGACCCCGCAGTAGTCGTCTTCGACGGTGACGGATCACCCGCGGAACTAGCCGAGCGCGCCTACGAAATGGACTACGAACACGCCGTCTGCGCGGCAGGCGTCACCTACGACGACGGCGACGTGGACGTGGGATTCTACAACGACGAATAG
- the cgi121 gene encoding KEOPS complex subunit Cgi121, producing MKFIEGVATVEDVNAFVTDVGAIADETGATVQVFDARYVVSEKHLRRAVELADRAIERGENVARDRAVEMLLYAAGRRQIDDALAMGVSEGETPVVALVDGGDEAKAAAQLRDLFTERQTLGRYDDERVRDFFDVTDAELAAVDGDLESLVCERVALLNVEK from the coding sequence ATGAAGTTCATCGAAGGTGTCGCCACCGTCGAGGACGTGAACGCGTTCGTCACCGACGTAGGCGCAATCGCAGACGAGACGGGAGCGACGGTGCAGGTGTTCGACGCGCGGTACGTCGTGAGCGAGAAACATCTCCGTCGCGCTGTCGAACTCGCGGACCGCGCCATCGAACGCGGCGAGAACGTCGCTCGCGACAGAGCGGTTGAGATGCTGCTGTACGCGGCCGGGCGGCGACAGATTGACGACGCGTTGGCGATGGGCGTCTCCGAAGGTGAAACGCCCGTCGTCGCACTGGTTGACGGCGGCGACGAAGCAAAAGCGGCGGCGCAACTGCGCGACCTGTTTACGGAGCGTCAAACGCTCGGCCGGTACGACGATGAACGCGTGCGGGACTTTTTCGACGTGACTGACGCCGAACTCGCTGCTGTCGATGGTGATCTCGAATCGCTCGTCTGCGAGCGAGTGGCGTTGCTGAACGTCGAGAAGTAA
- a CDS encoding ATP-dependent DNA helicase, with translation MKPEDVPGLPEGVPEQLQSEGIEELYPPQADAVEAGVTEGESVLASIPTASGKTFIAELAMLSSVQRGGKALYIVPLRALASEKKAEFERWEEFGIDVGVSTGNYDSSGEWLASRDIIVATSEKVDSLIRNNAPWVEDLSCVVSDEVHLVNDGHRGPTLEVTLGKLRKINPGLQVVALSATVGNADDVAAWLDATLVESEWRPIDLKMGVHYGNAISFDDGTQREVPVGKGDRKTAALVADTLEEDGSSLVFVNSRRNAEAAAKRLKDVTSRALTDEERSKLAELAQEIRDVSDAETSDTLANCVAKGAAFHHAGLAAEHRSLVEDAFRDRLVKTVSATPTLAAGVNTPSRRVIVRDWRRYDGEFGGMKPLDVLEVHQMMGRAGRPGLDPYGEAVLLAKDSDTRDELFERYIWADAEPVRSKLAAEPALRTHLLATIASGFAHTREGLLDFLDQTLYATQTDEPGRLEQVTDNVLQYLEANGFIEREDEQLTATGIGHTVSRLYLDPMSAAEIIDGLRWGADHREEKLRALEGIAPEPETANTSRETEEAAEASGFQRASEMVDADGGVGDKDGEDMEPIETDRTYPTALGLFHLVSRTPDMYQLYLKSGDRETYTEECYEREPELLGKTPSEYEDVRFEEWLSALKTARLLEDWASEVDEDRITERYGVGPGDIRGKVETAQWLLGAAERLAGELDLSATVAVREAKKRVEYGVRDELLNLAGVRGVGRKRARRLFEAGIETRNDLREADKSVVLAALRGRRKTAENVLEAAGRRDPSMDDVQEASADAMPEATFERASRRSGGESDRGGGGGSGDGNDGEKNGDGADDPQEQASLGDFG, from the coding sequence ATGAAACCGGAGGACGTGCCGGGCCTGCCGGAGGGGGTGCCCGAGCAGTTGCAATCCGAGGGCATCGAAGAGCTATACCCCCCGCAGGCCGACGCCGTGGAGGCGGGCGTGACCGAAGGCGAGAGCGTCCTCGCCTCCATCCCCACCGCCTCGGGGAAGACGTTTATCGCGGAGTTGGCGATGCTGTCGAGCGTCCAACGCGGCGGGAAGGCACTGTACATCGTTCCGCTTCGTGCGCTCGCCTCGGAGAAAAAGGCCGAATTCGAACGCTGGGAGGAGTTCGGTATCGACGTGGGCGTCTCCACGGGTAACTACGACTCCAGCGGCGAGTGGTTGGCCTCACGCGACATCATCGTCGCCACGAGTGAAAAGGTGGACTCACTCATCCGAAACAACGCACCGTGGGTCGAAGACCTCTCCTGCGTCGTAAGCGACGAAGTCCACCTCGTCAACGACGGTCACCGCGGCCCAACTCTCGAAGTGACCCTCGGCAAACTCAGGAAGATAAATCCGGGGCTCCAAGTGGTTGCGCTTTCGGCCACCGTCGGCAACGCCGACGACGTGGCAGCGTGGTTAGACGCCACCCTCGTCGAGTCCGAGTGGCGACCCATCGATCTGAAGATGGGCGTTCACTACGGCAACGCCATCTCCTTCGACGACGGAACGCAACGGGAAGTTCCGGTCGGAAAAGGCGACAGGAAGACGGCCGCGCTCGTTGCCGACACGCTCGAAGAAGACGGCTCCTCGCTCGTTTTCGTCAATTCCCGGCGGAACGCCGAGGCGGCCGCAAAGCGGTTGAAAGACGTGACGTCGCGCGCACTCACCGACGAGGAGCGAAGCAAGTTGGCCGAGTTAGCACAAGAGATACGCGACGTGTCCGACGCGGAGACGAGCGACACGCTCGCCAACTGTGTGGCGAAAGGCGCGGCCTTTCATCACGCCGGACTCGCCGCCGAACACCGCAGTCTAGTCGAGGATGCCTTCCGCGACAGACTCGTAAAGACGGTTTCTGCGACGCCGACGTTGGCGGCGGGCGTGAACACGCCGAGTCGTCGCGTCATCGTCCGCGACTGGCGACGCTACGACGGCGAGTTCGGCGGCATGAAACCGCTGGACGTGCTGGAAGTCCATCAGATGATGGGCCGCGCCGGACGACCCGGACTCGACCCGTACGGCGAAGCAGTGTTGCTGGCGAAAGATTCGGACACGCGCGACGAACTGTTCGAACGCTACATCTGGGCCGATGCGGAGCCGGTGCGGTCGAAACTGGCCGCCGAACCCGCGCTACGAACGCATCTGCTCGCAACCATCGCCTCCGGATTCGCCCACACGCGCGAGGGGTTGCTCGATTTCCTCGACCAAACGCTGTACGCGACGCAGACGGACGAACCCGGGCGATTAGAACAGGTCACCGACAACGTCCTCCAGTATCTCGAAGCGAACGGCTTCATCGAACGCGAGGACGAACAGTTAACCGCCACTGGAATCGGTCACACAGTCTCGCGTCTCTACCTCGACCCGATGAGCGCCGCCGAGATTATCGACGGCCTGCGATGGGGTGCGGACCACCGCGAGGAGAAACTGCGAGCGCTCGAAGGCATCGCGCCCGAACCCGAGACAGCGAACACATCCCGGGAGACGGAGGAAGCGGCAGAGGCGAGCGGATTCCAGCGCGCCAGCGAAATGGTAGACGCAGACGGCGGCGTAGGCGACAAGGACGGTGAGGACATGGAGCCGATAGAGACTGATCGGACCTACCCCACCGCACTCGGCCTCTTTCACCTCGTCTCGCGCACGCCGGACATGTATCAACTCTACCTCAAATCCGGCGACAGAGAGACGTACACCGAGGAGTGCTACGAACGCGAACCCGAACTGCTCGGGAAGACGCCGTCGGAGTACGAAGACGTACGCTTCGAGGAGTGGCTTTCGGCGCTGAAAACCGCCCGACTGCTCGAAGATTGGGCCAGCGAGGTAGACGAAGACCGCATCACAGAACGCTACGGCGTCGGCCCCGGCGATATTCGTGGCAAGGTCGAGACAGCGCAGTGGTTACTCGGTGCGGCCGAGCGACTCGCGGGCGAGTTAGATCTCTCGGCGACCGTTGCCGTCCGCGAGGCGAAAAAACGCGTAGAGTACGGCGTCCGCGACGAACTCCTCAACTTGGCGGGTGTCCGTGGTGTCGGACGAAAGCGCGCTCGGCGTCTGTTCGAGGCCGGTATCGAGACGCGGAACGACCTCAGAGAAGCGGACAAGTCCGTCGTCCTCGCCGCGCTTCGAGGACGGCGGAAGACGGCTGAAAACGTCCTCGAAGCGGCCGGTCGGCGCGACCCCTCGATGGACGACGTGCAGGAGGCGTCCGCCGATGCAATGCCCGAGGCGACGTTCGAACGAGCGAGTCGTCGATCCGGCGGTGAAAGCGACCGAGGCGGTGGTGGCGGAAGCGGTGACGGCAACGACGGTGAGAAGAACGGCGACGGCGCCGACGACCCACAAGAGCAGGCGAGTCTGGGTGATTTCGGATGA
- a CDS encoding ferredoxin, whose amino-acid sequence MKIRYDRDTCIGMFQCVDEWDTFEKNLDAGKADLAGAEEVEEDIFELEVPEDEEFEAEFAARVCPVDAIELYDDDGEQVV is encoded by the coding sequence ATGAAGATACGCTACGACCGCGACACCTGCATCGGGATGTTCCAGTGCGTGGACGAGTGGGACACGTTCGAGAAGAACCTCGACGCGGGCAAAGCTGACTTGGCCGGTGCCGAGGAAGTCGAAGAAGATATCTTCGAACTCGAAGTTCCCGAAGACGAGGAGTTCGAAGCCGAGTTCGCCGCCCGCGTCTGCCCTGTGGACGCCATCGAACTGTACGACGACGACGGCGAACAGGTCGTCTGA
- a CDS encoding DEAD/DEAH box helicase, translating to MAAADDPAHVDHPLLSPSFIERRLYQIRLASAARDAHTLVCLPTGLGKTTVSLLVTAERLHEVGGKALFLAPTKPLVQQHADFYREALEIPDDEIVVFTGDVRPDDRAALWDDARIVIATPQVVENDLIGNRISLREVTHLTFDECHRGTGDYAYVYIAERYHADAERPLVTGMSASPGGDKESILEVCENLGLVEVEVMTEEDADVDEYTYDTDVEWERIQLPDEILAIRDAVNEVIKDRLEKLKSLGVTNTTSPDVSQKQLNGMRAELQKLMNNDQSEGYKGMSTHAEVMKLRRAVELVETQSVESVRRYFERQRNAARSSGASKASQRLVAEPKVREAMRKAESFDGLHPKFSQTRILLAQTLGIQDGERVIVFTESRDTAEALTDFLSESFDARRFVGQGDKEGSDGMTQKEQQETLDEFRNGEFEVLVSTSVAEEGLDVPEVDLVLFFEPVPTAIRSIQRKGRTGRQAEGRVIVLMAENTRDEAYFWISRRREKEMKSELRDLKGVADEVEEELDDSQKGLDAFSGGDSAGTDDGESSGAIANGGTAAATTETPDASTAEADSGTDGGTASGTDATDTNSNDDQAGLDSFSASDEEIARADEESEAAVEDGDGTVATAGRDDEVVEIVVDQRELDSNIAKDLSTRDGIETRLETLAVGDYVLSDRVAVERKSVSDFLDTLTGGDRSLFEQIGDLSRAYARPILILEGEGLFEERNIHPGAIRGALASLAVDFDVSVLQTRDEDDTAELLLTIATREQTERERSVSVHGGKSTKTLSEQQEYVVSAIADIGPVTARSLLEEFGTVEAVMTAREEDLLEVSGIGSVTAERIRDVIGSEYE from the coding sequence ATGGCGGCCGCCGATGACCCCGCACACGTTGATCATCCTCTCTTGAGTCCGTCGTTCATCGAGCGACGACTGTATCAGATTCGACTGGCGAGTGCTGCACGCGACGCGCACACGCTGGTTTGTCTTCCCACGGGTCTCGGCAAGACCACAGTCAGCCTCCTCGTGACTGCTGAGCGACTCCACGAGGTGGGCGGCAAAGCGCTCTTTCTCGCGCCGACGAAACCGCTGGTCCAGCAGCACGCCGACTTCTACCGCGAAGCCCTCGAAATTCCCGACGACGAGATTGTCGTTTTCACTGGCGACGTTCGCCCCGACGACAGGGCGGCCCTCTGGGATGACGCTCGCATCGTCATCGCAACCCCGCAAGTCGTCGAAAACGACCTCATCGGGAATCGAATCTCCCTCCGAGAGGTGACGCATCTCACGTTCGACGAGTGCCACCGCGGCACCGGCGACTACGCGTATGTCTATATCGCCGAACGCTACCACGCCGACGCCGAGCGTCCACTTGTCACCGGGATGAGTGCGTCGCCCGGCGGCGACAAGGAGTCAATCCTCGAAGTTTGTGAGAACCTCGGGCTAGTCGAAGTCGAGGTGATGACGGAGGAGGACGCCGACGTAGACGAATACACGTACGACACCGACGTCGAGTGGGAACGTATCCAACTCCCCGACGAGATTCTGGCGATACGTGACGCCGTCAACGAGGTCATCAAGGACCGACTGGAGAAACTGAAATCGCTGGGCGTGACGAACACCACAAGTCCGGACGTGTCCCAAAAGCAGTTGAACGGGATGCGAGCGGAGTTGCAGAAGTTGATGAACAACGACCAGTCGGAGGGGTACAAGGGTATGTCAACGCACGCGGAAGTGATGAAACTCCGGCGTGCCGTCGAACTGGTCGAGACGCAGTCGGTCGAATCCGTCCGACGTTACTTCGAACGCCAGCGGAACGCCGCACGTTCTTCGGGTGCATCGAAGGCGAGTCAACGACTCGTCGCCGAACCCAAAGTCCGAGAGGCGATGCGGAAGGCCGAGTCGTTCGACGGCCTGCACCCGAAGTTCTCGCAGACGCGTATCCTCCTCGCACAGACGCTCGGCATCCAAGACGGCGAACGCGTCATCGTCTTCACCGAGTCGCGTGACACTGCGGAGGCCCTCACCGACTTCCTCTCGGAGTCGTTCGACGCTCGGCGATTCGTCGGACAGGGCGACAAAGAGGGTTCCGACGGGATGACGCAAAAAGAGCAACAGGAGACGTTAGACGAGTTCCGAAACGGCGAGTTCGAGGTCCTCGTCTCCACTTCCGTCGCCGAAGAAGGACTTGACGTACCCGAAGTCGATTTGGTGCTCTTTTTCGAACCCGTTCCGACGGCGATTCGCTCCATCCAGCGGAAGGGCCGAACCGGCCGCCAAGCGGAAGGACGTGTTATCGTCCTGATGGCGGAGAACACGCGCGATGAGGCGTACTTTTGGATCTCTCGCCGCCGCGAGAAGGAGATGAAGTCCGAACTCCGCGACCTGAAGGGCGTCGCAGACGAGGTCGAAGAGGAACTCGACGACTCACAGAAAGGTCTCGACGCGTTCTCAGGCGGCGATAGTGCGGGCACGGACGACGGAGAGTCGTCCGGAGCGATAGCGAACGGCGGAACTGCGGCCGCAACTACTGAGACACCCGACGCGTCCACTGCCGAGGCTGATTCCGGAACCGACGGCGGAACCGCCTCCGGAACCGACGCTACCGACACCAACTCGAACGATGACCAAGCCGGATTGGATTCGTTTTCCGCGTCGGACGAGGAAATCGCTCGCGCCGACGAGGAGAGCGAGGCCGCGGTAGAGGATGGAGACGGTACCGTCGCCACCGCCGGGCGAGACGACGAGGTTGTCGAAATCGTCGTCGATCAACGCGAACTCGACTCGAACATCGCAAAGGATCTCTCGACGCGCGACGGCATCGAGACGCGACTGGAGACGCTTGCCGTCGGCGACTACGTCCTTTCGGACCGCGTCGCAGTCGAGCGGAAGTCCGTGTCGGACTTCCTCGACACCCTGACTGGCGGTGACCGCTCGCTGTTCGAGCAGATCGGTGACCTCTCTCGCGCGTACGCACGACCAATCCTGATTCTCGAAGGTGAGGGGCTGTTCGAGGAGCGGAATATCCACCCGGGCGCGATTCGCGGCGCACTCGCCTCACTCGCGGTGGATTTCGACGTGAGCGTCCTTCAGACCCGTGACGAGGACGACACAGCCGAACTGCTCCTCACTATCGCCACGCGGGAACAGACCGAACGCGAACGTTCGGTGAGCGTCCACGGCGGCAAGAGTACGAAGACGCTGAGTGAACAACAGGAGTACGTCGTCTCCGCCATCGCGGACATCGGCCCCGTCACGGCCCGCTCGCTCTTAGAAGAGTTCGGTACCGTCGAAGCGGTGATGACCGCCCGCGAGGAGGACCTTCTCGAAGTGTCGGGAATCGGATCGGTCACCGCTGAACGTATTCGGGACGTTATCGGATCCGAGTACGAATAG
- a CDS encoding universal stress protein, with translation MKILAPIDGSECSIRAAEFAVEFAVRFEADLHVVHFSDAETDATDIVLGRARDIIEGTDLSTEPELSIIELDVVPGKQVGEEILNLVDERDFDHVVMGHHGDGAIERAILGSAAETVVRHESVAATIIP, from the coding sequence ATGAAGATTCTCGCGCCAATCGATGGGTCCGAATGCAGTATCCGCGCCGCAGAGTTCGCCGTCGAATTTGCGGTTCGATTCGAGGCGGACCTCCACGTCGTTCATTTCTCGGATGCCGAAACCGACGCAACGGACATCGTCTTAGGCCGCGCACGCGACATAATCGAAGGAACCGATCTGAGTACGGAGCCGGAGCTGTCGATTATCGAGTTGGACGTCGTTCCCGGCAAACAGGTCGGTGAGGAGATTCTCAATCTGGTGGACGAACGCGACTTCGACCACGTAGTGATGGGCCACCACGGGGATGGAGCCATCGAACGCGCTATCCTCGGAAGTGCGGCAGAAACGGTGGTTCGGCACGAAAGCGTTGCCGCCACAATCATCCCCTGA
- a CDS encoding Sjogren's syndrome/scleroderma autoantigen 1 family protein, protein MSDFDKEAERQRLREKYEKDTERRQETQRMSELLLQGATMSNKHCNECGTPIFRYQGAEFCPTCQDKQAKADAEQGEAANVANGQGVDGTTQAAETGEQADSESPAPEHAADASQSGNETAEAVTTPDATGVSKPASPQRTPQSDSEMQTDSTETRRAATTSSSGVSDASSASGASAQTARESLLEAITQHSRRATEIDEPRRAKQHLEAAREAAEALDALDR, encoded by the coding sequence ATGAGCGATTTCGATAAGGAAGCAGAGCGACAGCGTCTCCGCGAGAAGTACGAGAAAGATACGGAGCGTCGCCAAGAGACACAGCGGATGAGCGAACTCCTCCTACAAGGCGCAACGATGTCGAACAAGCACTGCAACGAGTGCGGAACGCCAATTTTCCGGTATCAGGGAGCCGAGTTCTGTCCCACGTGTCAAGACAAACAGGCGAAGGCGGACGCAGAGCAAGGTGAGGCCGCGAACGTAGCCAACGGACAAGGTGTCGACGGAACGACGCAGGCAGCCGAGACGGGCGAGCAGGCGGACTCCGAATCGCCAGCACCGGAACACGCCGCGGATGCGAGCCAGTCGGGAAACGAAACTGCCGAAGCGGTTACGACGCCGGACGCGACGGGCGTCTCGAAGCCGGCATCCCCACAACGAACGCCACAGTCCGACTCTGAGATGCAGACCGACTCGACTGAAACGCGAAGGGCCGCGACGACGAGCTCGTCGGGTGTCTCAGATGCATCGAGCGCGTCGGGTGCATCGGCACAAACGGCACGAGAATCGCTCCTCGAAGCGATTACCCAGCACTCGCGCCGCGCGACGGAGATTGACGAACCGCGTCGGGCAAAACAACACCTCGAAGCGGCGCGCGAGGCGGCCGAGGCACTCGATGCGCTCGACCGGTAA
- the mdh gene encoding malate dehydrogenase, with amino-acid sequence MTKVSVVGAAGTVGAAAGYNLALRDIVDELVFVDIPDMEDKTVGQAADTNHGVAYDSNTEVYQGGYEDTAGSDVVVITAGIPRKEGQTRIDLAGDNAPIMEDIGSSLAEHNDDFISVTTSNPVDLLNRHLYEAGDRDRHKVIGFGGRLDSARFRYVLSQRFDVPVKNVEATILGEHGDAQVPVFSKVRVDGTDPEFTADEREEILSDLQESAMDVISRKGATQWGPATGVAHMVEAIVRDTGEVLPGSLVLDGEYGYEDTAFGVPVKLGSDGIEEVVEWDLDDYEQDLMDDAAEKLRDQYDKIA; translated from the coding sequence ATGACGAAAGTTAGCGTGGTCGGTGCCGCAGGGACAGTCGGTGCCGCCGCCGGGTACAACCTCGCACTTCGGGACATCGTGGACGAACTGGTCTTCGTCGACATTCCGGACATGGAGGACAAGACGGTCGGGCAGGCAGCAGACACGAACCACGGAGTCGCGTACGACTCGAACACCGAGGTCTATCAGGGCGGCTACGAGGACACCGCCGGATCAGACGTGGTCGTCATCACGGCGGGCATCCCGCGTAAAGAGGGACAGACCCGCATCGACCTCGCGGGCGACAACGCACCCATCATGGAGGACATCGGCTCCTCGCTGGCCGAGCATAACGACGACTTCATCTCGGTCACCACCTCGAACCCGGTTGACCTCCTGAACCGCCACCTGTACGAGGCGGGCGACCGCGACCGACACAAGGTCATCGGCTTCGGCGGCCGACTCGACTCGGCGCGCTTCCGCTACGTTCTCAGCCAGCGATTCGACGTCCCCGTAAAGAACGTCGAAGCGACCATCCTCGGCGAACACGGCGACGCGCAGGTCCCCGTGTTCTCGAAGGTTCGCGTTGACGGTACGGACCCCGAGTTCACGGCCGACGAACGCGAGGAAATCCTCTCGGACCTCCAAGAGTCCGCGATGGACGTTATCTCGCGGAAGGGCGCAACCCAGTGGGGTCCGGCGACGGGCGTCGCCCACATGGTCGAAGCCATCGTCCGCGACACGGGCGAAGTGCTTCCGGGTTCGCTCGTCCTCGACGGCGAATACGGCTACGAAGACACCGCGTTCGGCGTCCCCGTCAAACTCGGCTCCGACGGTATCGAGGAAGTCGTCGAATGGGATCTCGACGACTACGAGCAGGACCTCATGGACGACGCCGCCGAGAAACTCCGCGACCAGTACGACAAAATCGCATAA
- a CDS encoding CPBP family intramembrane glutamic endopeptidase, protein MATESATPTHLDTGSQTVETRRVGVFLVVAFGVAWATAAAIYATGGLTDSPILVPQLGLTLSAILLPTAYMFAPTVGNLVARLATGEGLSNLRLRPRVSGSLRVYAAAWFVPAVLTLLGAALYFAVFPEQFDPSLSAYAAALQAAGGTVPMDPWTLVAIQAALALTVAPLFNAIFAFGEEFGWRAYLLPKLHPLGARKAALLVGVVWGVWHWPILAMGYNYGFGYTGAPWTGFLAMCVFTVATGVFLAWVTLRTDSVWPAAIGHGAINAIAGLGTLFVVGQPNTLFGPTPVGVIAALPWVVLAAWLLLRSDSFAA, encoded by the coding sequence ATGGCTACCGAGTCCGCTACTCCCACTCATCTCGATACGGGGTCGCAGACGGTCGAAACACGCCGCGTTGGCGTCTTTCTCGTCGTCGCGTTCGGCGTCGCGTGGGCCACCGCGGCCGCCATCTACGCGACCGGCGGACTCACCGACAGTCCGATACTCGTCCCCCAACTCGGTCTGACTCTCTCGGCGATTCTTCTACCGACGGCGTACATGTTCGCTCCCACGGTCGGCAACCTCGTCGCACGACTCGCTACGGGAGAGGGTCTGTCGAACCTTCGACTCAGACCGCGTGTTTCCGGTTCACTCCGTGTCTACGCGGCCGCATGGTTCGTTCCCGCGGTTCTCACGCTCCTCGGTGCAGCGCTCTACTTCGCGGTCTTTCCCGAGCAGTTCGATCCGTCGCTCTCGGCGTACGCGGCGGCCCTACAGGCCGCTGGCGGCACTGTTCCGATGGACCCGTGGACGCTCGTTGCGATACAGGCCGCGTTGGCGCTCACTGTCGCGCCGCTTTTCAACGCCATCTTCGCCTTCGGTGAAGAGTTCGGCTGGCGAGCGTACCTTCTGCCGAAACTCCATCCGCTCGGCGCGCGCAAGGCCGCACTTCTCGTCGGCGTCGTTTGGGGCGTCTGGCACTGGCCGATTCTCGCCATGGGCTATAATTACGGGTTCGGCTACACCGGCGCGCCGTGGACCGGTTTTCTCGCCATGTGCGTCTTCACCGTCGCCACTGGTGTCTTCCTCGCGTGGGTCACGCTCCGAACGGACAGTGTCTGGCCCGCCGCCATCGGTCACGGTGCGATAAACGCGATTGCTGGACTCGGAACGCTGTTCGTCGTCGGCCAACCGAACACGCTGTTCGGCCCGACCCCCGTCGGCGTCATCGCGGCGCTTCCGTGGGTCGTACTCGCGGCGTGGTTGCTCCTGCGTTCGGATTCGTTCGCGGCGTGA
- a CDS encoding twin-arginine translocation signal domain-containing protein — MNGPSLSRRSLLRGGVAAAGITALAGCTASGASALPFPGTAVYHDVAHVREEHRDDAVEHLRALLQRATPVVQSAQEANVFDSERIVSGPDYLEDAREFLDGRTPPTFDTLQQVRYYVRFVAETFGAAVAGLDDVHLDDSRANVGPAPEIDEVREAVQYTGDDPVETIAWIELAERWLHTSMIAGKNAKLDREELAELDASVRKNAIMHAVRNHERSVRFLSDARQFYRTFRAEQDDPTPIGLQSARATYRKQTAEFSHDYEWYDSHRIDVESESPPPRSTGLNRLMTLRPGEDSLDDADWARSDSLPGLETIRLAEAVASFHGFETGKAAVEQLSGKSSVSGGLLFDTKRRAVQSAYELSTTGNLFEKCLLNRAALYVSKGDSFVNREAGVADHSPKAHALACYGVAVGIVEVIPSVASVLTG; from the coding sequence ATGAACGGTCCCTCCCTCTCACGTCGGTCTCTCCTCCGTGGAGGAGTCGCAGCTGCCGGGATCACTGCACTCGCCGGCTGTACTGCCAGCGGTGCATCCGCTCTTCCGTTTCCGGGCACGGCAGTGTACCACGACGTGGCGCACGTCCGCGAAGAGCACCGCGACGACGCCGTCGAGCACCTCCGGGCTCTACTCCAACGGGCTACGCCCGTCGTCCAGAGCGCACAGGAGGCGAACGTATTCGACAGCGAGCGGATCGTGAGCGGCCCGGATTACCTCGAAGATGCCCGCGAGTTCCTCGATGGTCGAACGCCGCCGACGTTCGACACCCTTCAGCAAGTTCGATACTACGTCAGGTTCGTCGCCGAGACGTTCGGTGCCGCCGTCGCTGGACTGGACGACGTGCATCTCGACGACTCGCGCGCGAACGTCGGTCCCGCCCCCGAAATCGACGAGGTGCGAGAGGCGGTTCAGTACACGGGCGACGACCCCGTGGAGACGATTGCGTGGATCGAACTTGCCGAACGGTGGCTCCACACGTCGATGATAGCCGGGAAAAACGCGAAACTCGACCGCGAGGAGTTAGCCGAGTTGGACGCGTCAGTTCGGAAGAATGCAATCATGCACGCCGTCCGGAACCACGAGCGGTCGGTCCGGTTTCTGAGCGATGCTCGGCAGTTTTACCGGACGTTCCGCGCGGAGCAGGACGACCCGACACCCATCGGTCTCCAGTCAGCCCGCGCGACATACCGAAAGCAGACGGCGGAATTCTCGCACGACTACGAGTGGTATGACTCACACCGCATCGATGTGGAGTCAGAGTCGCCACCACCGCGGAGTACGGGGCTGAACCGACTGATGACGCTCCGTCCCGGCGAAGACAGTCTCGACGACGCAGACTGGGCACGGAGCGACAGTTTGCCCGGACTCGAAACGATCCGCCTCGCCGAAGCGGTCGCCAGCTTTCACGGATTCGAGACCGGCAAAGCAGCGGTCGAACAGCTGTCGGGTAAATCGTCCGTCTCCGGTGGACTGTTGTTCGACACGAAGCGACGGGCCGTTCAGTCCGCCTACGAGCTTTCGACGACTGGAAACCTCTTCGAGAAGTGCCTGCTGAACCGAGCCGCACTGTACGTCTCGAAGGGAGATTCGTTCGTGAACAGGGAGGCGGGTGTCGCAGACCACTCACCGAAGGCGCACGCACTGGCGTGTTACGGCGTCGCCGTCGGCATCGTCGAGGTGATTCCGTCAGTTGCGAGCGTCCTCACCGGGTGA